DNA sequence from the Salvia splendens isolate huo1 chromosome 19, SspV2, whole genome shotgun sequence genome:
GCCAATCATATATTTCCACTCTCAAATTGCAAAGGAAAATGCATGCtatcaaaatatttaaatattaaggaacttttgaaaattttaattgtttccacgaattttaaatttgatatataatactccctccgcaaaatgttgtccatgtttgactcagcgcggattttaagaaatgtgaagaaaaagagtggaaaaagttagtggaatgtaggctCCACAtatatgtattagttttataataaaatgtgagtgtaatgagttggTGGAAACTATGGTCCctttaccaaaaatggaaagaaaaaaaaagcaaagtggacaatgtttcacggacggaccaaaatagcAAAACTCGATAACATtcacggatggagggagtatcatgAACTTTGATTGGTATATCAATTTCATATCGATGATAAACTTCAGCTTATTAAAAATTAACTATGAATTGGCATTTAATTGATAATAAGGAACATcacttaatatttatttttaaaaaatgacatGTCATTAATAATTAGGATTTTTCTCTCCCATTATCGTTCATCTTCAGCATAGTTTTCCGTAGTCCGTATCGAATCCCAACTAGCCACGAAAACCCacttattaaaaaatatcaaaagtACTGTAATATTAGGCACTATTAACCTAAGGCCATatttggttggcgggaaagtaaagttagcaaggaaaatgattcctgtgAAAATGAATCCCGAGAATATGATTTcaaataactttactttcccgtgtttggaaaatatcaagatttgaaagtatatatttgatttaaacactaaactaaaaatatacttataattttttatttataaaaaataataatacatattatttaataaattattaattacaaatgataataattatattattttatttattattatgatggatagtttaaatatggattatacattataatatataataatataataataaataagattattattattattattattattatcattatatttacttgatttttaattgaataaattttataatttaaaatttcactacaattttattgttaattactaatttataaattaataattattatattattataattatatttaattatttaataaattagtattattattattatgataataaaaataaaaataaatattaataatatagttataattatgataatttgaattatagttatttattatcctgaaattaagtatggtttatacttttaaattatttttaaaacattgtaataaataataacgatgatgatgatgatgatgatgatgatgatgatgatgatgatgatgatgatgatgatgatgatgatgatgatgatgatgatgatgatgatgatgatgatgatgatgatgatgatgatgatgatgatgatgataataataataataataataataataataataataataataataataataataataataaactatactatattgcattaaatatgtaagaatcctaaaactaagaaaaagaatacctaagaaaagttaggattcagaatcctgaaaagttgtactaactttccttgtttcaggattttgattacttttccagtttgattaaaaacggaaacaaacacatgaatttaaaatttaaggaatcagattactttcccagacaaaatcctggcaaccaaacatggcctaaaaGTTAATCACCGTTAATTATAGTTACACAGTAAATTAATGGgcagtgataaaatgcaaactctaaatattgtacaaactctaaactataatctggaccgtcagaaaatgtcaacagatgataaaataataacaacaaaaaattcaacataatgtcaacagaacatcaaccatgacactgtgttgacattttttattgctaTAATTTTATCATCTGTTAACATCTTTTAACAGTCCAGattatagtttggagtttgtataatatttagagtttgtatttATTATATCCCGTGAATTAATTGTGCCATTATAGAATGAAAGAGTTCTTATATCATCAGCTGTCGGGAAAGGCTTGTTTTGTTTCATAGGAAACAGCGAGTTTATTGTCCGAAAATTATTCGCAACttgcattcaattttatttccatgcaattttcaaaacatttttataatttttataatgcTTACATTTTTCTCAAGGTAGTAGTAGCAGCATATATGAATGATGTATCGCTGCGAAAATTGTTCATGTTACATGCTATCATTTGTgtgtaaattaaatattttaattgtgttgagtttgaaaatattttaaagGTTATGCTGTCTTATAAAATCCGTTCCATAAAATTAGAGATTCTTTCTATTTTGGTCTATTCTATAAAAAtagtttgtttttatatttgatagtttctttctttttaatagGATAAGTCTCATTCCCTACTTACATACTCTAAGGagtaacttttttctttctatatctccTTCttactttaattatgtattaaaatcaATGCCTTGAAATGGGGGAGTATATTGTATGTGGCTTCAAAACATGGCATTTGTATCATATATTTCGATACTATTCTCTAATTTTCAGCTCTTTCTATTTACACCCACCTTTAATAATGGATCACATATAAAAATctaatgcattatgtatcttgtTGTAACAGGTCTTCACAATTggccattttttattttattttaacataGTGTTGGAAAATTATCACCATTAAGTCCGTCAACTTCAACATTTTGGGGATTGACACAAAAGTAAAGAGAGACCATTAATTGTAAGGGAAAGCATAAACGgcaaaatatattttccactaattaatttaataaaatattgacTTTATTATCTCTAATCTCGAAAAATTGTTACTCCCATGTTTTACATATTTTTTGCGGTAGTCGACCTTCTTTTCttgtaaattaattatatttaaatgttaTGTTGAATTTGAAAATAGGTAAAACTGGTCATGTATATGGCTTCAAAACCTTTTAATTCTATGCATATTACGACACtattttgacattttcatctttttctaTCACACTCACTTTTGATAAACTACTTTTAATAATGTTGATTCAGTATAAGATGGAGCAAGCGTACATGCAAAAAATATTATATGGGTTGaaatatagtattaaaataagAGGTTACTAGTGGTACTATGTATCTTCTTGGAACATGTCTTCACAGTAGGCCATTTTAACATAGTGGTGGAAAAATATCACCACCAAATCCAATAACTTCAACATTTAGTGGACACAAGTAAATAAAGATAATCCACTCTAGACGAGTCATTATAAAGGAAATTCAAATAATAATCTGCAAAATTTATTTTGTACTATTCGGCGTGTCCACACTAAATGTGACTTCTATTGTTGGACAAATggagttctttcttttttcaatGTGAATAAGTAGAAAGTTTGACACAAAGACTTATGTgtataatttaattacattGAAAAACACTTGAGACATATATCAATACTATATGATTACATGTAATACAAAATTTagttatataataattaattcaaaaatttcaagtAATTAGAATTCGGAagttattcaattttttttgtcatttaagATATATCTAAAGGTACAAAACGAGTAAACCTCACACTTACGAAACAGTGAGACAAAGAGGAAGATTATATTGttatttaaatcaaaattttttgttatttcatAATTATTGAAACTGAAAAAATAGTTTTGCAATTTTTGCAATtagaccaaaatgatcaaaatcaAAACTAATGTGACAAAATCCAATATGACATGACAACAAACCATGTCATTTCGGATAAATGAACGTTTTTTTCATTAATATATGTAAGAGATTTTAAAGCTTTGATTTAGCCGGAAATCGTTGTCTATAGAAATTAGAGAATTGAAATTTCGTAgattttagtttaaattttgaaaGATATGTAATTAAAGTAAAATCAACCGGACATGCAAGAGTCTTCTCAGCTTTGTTTAGCCGAAAATCTTCGTTGTGAAAATCAGAAATAATTGGCCTAAGTTTGTTGATTTTAGGGGGAAttatctaattttaaaattgaacacTAAGTTATGACCAAGGGAAATTATAGGTTGGAAATAGCATGTAATTCGTGGAAGGCCAGGCTCGAAGGAAGATGCACATGTCTTGAAATTTCTTTTGTGGCCCAAGTGCTCCTAACACTAAAGGTGGATAAGATAATATGGAAAATTATTATCTTTAAGTAGAATGGAATTCATGAAGACTTGTTAGAGAGAATTTATTTTAGTGCAATAGATATCTTATATACAATGTTAATTTTCACTTTAAAATGATGTGATTATATCTGAATCCATATATTCTCATACAAGATCAATACAATGTTAGGTTCCGTGTTTTCTTCATTTTGACCTGAGAATTGAATTAAAGTTGTGGATTTTCAAGTGTAAActtggaaattttgaaattataattcaatATTATAGTTCCATATATTTTTGTGATACCACATAGTAGTAGAATTGAATTTTGAGTCCCCAGTGGTCCGAATTCCACGTTTTCAAACGGAGCGAACACAATTCCATGATCTTTATATAATTTTCATTCTATTCCCCCACTTTGTAGTTATTAATTTTTCGTAAcgttaatattttattaatatattgtgCAAGTTGAAAGATTATATTAGCAAGAAAATGTTGACGGCAAACAAAGATAATTTAATTGGGAAATTTATTAGCACTGTAATTAGCACCCAAATTAACCTCTATAAATAATGAAGTGGCTATAAGGATATAATTAACTTGCACAATTCCATCTTATTTAGAGCTCTCCTTTCTCCATGGCTACTGAATCAAATCACTTCTTCTTTGCATTTCTCATCTTCGGGCTGCTTGTAACTATCTCTCTTGATTTCACAGGTGAACTTGCATCTCATTTCCTTCGTTtcatctttaaatgtgtattcttatgaatatatatacatacttaTGTACCGAAACAATACGATTAATATAGACTCGATCGGCTACGTATTTATACAGCTattttttcttgtattttaGTTTCTTCtatgttgatttaattttaaaattgctAACAACGATTCATTATATAGTTATACTTTCAACTAATAATACTTCAACCAATATTTCTCCATCCCTCTTATTTTTAATATCAAAGCTCGTATCATTCACAACAAGACTATATTTTATGAACGaagataataataaattttttgatatttaattttaaatttatattccctccgtttcACCATAGTTGAGTCGTTTTTCCATTATGAAAAGTTCCTTAATagtgagtcatttccctatACGAAAATAATTAactctcttttccttttctacTACGTTCTCTCTGTTAtcactttattctctttactttttattctctcataattttcttaatcttcatgCCGTAAAGAAACGCATCAACCATGGCAGAATGAAGGGACTATTATTTAAGATTTGATATTAAGGTTGTGGTGCACTATGGTCAATAAGTGAAATCCTGCCGAATATAAAAGCAAATCTCAGCCCTTTGATCCttagattggatggttgtgataataATATCCGAACTACATTATTACACTAAAAGCGTTACATTTTTAGctgagctacattattagactacaaAATCTatattattagatgacacgtggcatTAATCTAACGGTTacatcacaagatccaatgaccgagatttgctttgatttttaacacaatttcacTTATTGATTTGATCACATCCCTGTTGGCTTATTCAAACATAATGCAGTTGCGGAGATCGGAGTTTGCTACGGACGAAACGGCAACAACCTCCTCTCGCCGGCGCAAGTGGTGAATCTCTACAAGCGCCACAACATCAAAAAAATGCGTACCTACGACCCGGACAACGCAATCCTCGACGCCCTCCGCGGCTCGGGCATCGAGCTCACCGTCGCAATCACCAACCAATTCATCCAGCGCCTCGCCGTCGATGCCAACAACGCCAACGACTGGGTCCGCGACCACGTCCTCAACTACCCCGACGTCAATCTCAAGTCCATCTCCGTCGGCAACGAGGTCAGCCCCGCCGACGCCACCACGTCACGCTACGCGCGCTTTGTCCTCCCTGCGATGCGCAACGTCTACAGAGCCATCTTCCGCGCCCGACGCGATGGCCAGGTCAAGGTCACCACCACCGTCGGCATGAGCACCCTCGGCAACTCGTTTCCGCCGGAGGACGGCGTGTTCCGTGATGACGTGGCGCCGTACCTGAGACCGATTTTGTCGTTCATGATGAACACCGGCTCGCCTTTCATGGTGAATGCGTATCCTTACTTTGCCTATGTCGCTAGTAAAGGGCAGATCGATCTCGGATACGCACTGCTGGAGCCAGGTCATGGGATTCAGGTAAGAGATGGTCTTAAAATCTCTTAAATCTTGTCACATATGGACTTGGTGAGTTGTCCATTGCTAATATGGTATCACAGTGGATCAAGTCCATAAAAGATCTCTTTCTCTTATCACCTTGTCTACTTTCATCCCATATTGATGATCAGGGGTGGACGCAGAAATAAACATGAGTAGGagctaaattttcaaaattttatataaaaataaattttcatgtaatttaaaatattattagggaCTTTTATATACCAATATgttcaaaatatgaataaattttaaattttcataatagaaaaaaattaaaaaattagattCATTAGGAGCTAAAGCCCTCCCCTCTTTACATGTGGGTCCGCCCATGTTGATGATAAATCTCTTATCTCTTGTGTTGTCTATCCCATGTGTGGAAGTACAATGTTCATTTCGGACCCTTTTCGATGATATATCTAATTTCTTATATTCTGTCTCGTTTATACCACGTGTGGAAGTCTGATGTTCATTCTCACACGTGTGGAGGTGTGTTAAAATCTATTAAATTTTTCCTACCTGAGTGGCCCACTTATAATAACATGGTCTTGGCTCAAATATTAGTAAGAATTGTTAATAAgctagtactcccttcgtctaaTAGAAATAGGTTGACTTTCCTTTtcgttcgtcccataaaaatagtttatattcatatatggaaagagtttctccttctcatttactttatcatttatgggtccAACTATCCACTATattatttcaactactttttctcattatatactccctccgttcgaaGTTACTTgatgcgtttcttttcggcacgagatttaagaaagttgtatttaatgagttaaataaagtagaagagataataaaataagagagatgagagaaagtaaagtaaacaaaataataaagtaggtgtgattagatgttttgtttttagccaaaaagtgtatgactcaagtaacttgggacgggggagtattacTTTCtcaattacgcattaaaactcatgccatcTTCAATtagtctatttctatgggacggagggagtatcaaataCCATGGTTGCCCCGACTTGcaaattatttatttgaagGAAATGTTAAACTATTCGTGTCATAATTTATAAACTTAAAttattaaatcataattttatccgctatctaaaaatattcaaagaaTTTTCACCTCGTATGTAACACTAGCTAGAGTATTTGATTGCAAAGTTAGTAAATCATACAGGATCTCAACTAATCCTAATAAAAGAGTTTTTTGTTCAGGTAAACGGAGTCTATTATGCCAATCTTTACTATGCGATGGTCGATGCTGTATATGCGGCGATTGACAGGATGGTCAATCCTTCGCTACATTCAACTGGTGGTATGCATAACCGTACATCCGAAAAGAAGGCGGGGCGTAGGGGCGGCCGGGCAGGGCCGAAAGTAGTGGTGACGGAGAGCGGACATCCCTCAAGCGGTGGCACATCGGCAAACTTGGTTAATGCCAAaacttttaatgagaatttgctTGGTGTTGTGGATAATGGGACACCG
Encoded proteins:
- the LOC121778322 gene encoding glucan endo-1,3-beta-glucosidase-like: MATESNHFFFAFLIFGLLVTISLDFTVAEIGVCYGRNGNNLLSPAQVVNLYKRHNIKKMRTYDPDNAILDALRGSGIELTVAITNQFIQRLAVDANNANDWVRDHVLNYPDVNLKSISVGNEVSPADATTSRYARFVLPAMRNVYRAIFRARRDGQVKVTTTVGMSTLGNSFPPEDGVFRDDVAPYLRPILSFMMNTGSPFMVNAYPYFAYVASKGQIDLGYALLEPGHGIQVNGVYYANLYYAMVDAVYAAIDRMVNPSLHSTGGMHNRTSEKKAGRRGGRAGPKVVVTESGHPSSGGTSANLVNAKTFNENLLGVVDNGTPRHPGPIETYIFALFDENLKPGAETERNFGLFYPNGQSKYDMNFN